The Roseibaca calidilacus genome has a window encoding:
- the rnc gene encoding ribonuclease III, with protein MKLSREITAFMTRLGHEFDRPELLLRALTHPSISTPSRPDNQRLEFLGDRVLGLVMSEALLAADKAAREGQLAPRYNALVRKETCAEIAREIDLGAVLRLGRSEMLSGGRRKMAILGDAMEAVIAAVYLDAGFTVARNVILSLWGDRVSLVEADSRDAKTLLQEWAQARGMALPAYAEAGRSGPDHAPQFTIEVRLENGAVARASAGSKRQAEHQAASALLAQLDDAE; from the coding sequence GTGAAACTGTCGCGCGAGATAACGGCCTTTATGACGCGGTTGGGGCATGAGTTTGACCGCCCCGAATTGCTTCTGCGCGCGCTGACGCACCCGTCAATTTCCACGCCGTCGCGGCCCGACAACCAAAGGTTGGAGTTCCTTGGCGACCGGGTGCTGGGTCTTGTGATGTCCGAGGCGCTTTTGGCCGCCGACAAGGCCGCACGCGAAGGCCAGCTTGCCCCGCGCTATAACGCGCTGGTGCGCAAGGAAACCTGCGCCGAAATCGCGCGGGAAATCGACCTTGGGGCAGTGTTGCGGCTGGGCCGGTCAGAGATGCTCTCTGGCGGGCGGCGCAAGATGGCGATTCTTGGCGATGCCATGGAAGCGGTGATCGCCGCAGTCTACCTTGACGCTGGGTTCACTGTGGCGCGCAATGTGATCCTTAGCCTTTGGGGCGACCGCGTGTCCTTGGTGGAGGCGGATTCGCGCGATGCCAAGACGCTGTTGCAGGAATGGGCACAGGCGCGCGGCATGGCGTTGCCCGCCTATGCCGAGGCGGGGCGCTCTGGCCCCGACCACGCGCCGCAGTTCACCATAGAGGTGCGGTTGGAAAATGGGGCTGTTGCGCGCGCTTCTGCCGGAAGCAAGCGGCAGGCCGAACATCAGGCTGCAAGCGCGCTTCTGGCGCAGTTGGATGACGCAGAATAA
- a CDS encoding acyltransferase family protein, with product MFRPSKSDFETKAQHRAKLVASGLTEYPNFDWLRIFLASAVFWVHAGSVSHLNFAGDLFVQIFFALSGFLIGGIILRMTRADLPRFFYNRTIRIWLPFFAAIAALYGAAYLKEGFAPYFWQALIYDLTFTHNFFIEKTPEVITALPMNGTGSHFWSIAVEEQFYLMAPILILFVSVAKYWMTWVVIALAAALLETWYGSVSAGVLAAMLQRRFGNWHIRPWAVAALIGSCAVTIAFWATDAVPYRQYVPLLAISVVLLCAQPGQRTRFGSWAGGISFPMYLNHWIGLFIAGVIASRLPGLGIVTADIIGFAMAIGIAAFAYKMIDLNLYKYRASWYSPALGYASMTGVYTLMVLGLVLGFYLVGPLETAPSTM from the coding sequence GTGTTTAGACCATCAAAGTCAGATTTCGAGACAAAAGCCCAGCACCGGGCCAAATTGGTGGCCAGTGGTCTGACCGAATATCCAAATTTCGATTGGCTCAGGATCTTCCTCGCCTCGGCGGTGTTCTGGGTTCATGCCGGGTCGGTCAGCCATCTGAATTTCGCAGGCGATCTGTTCGTGCAGATTTTCTTTGCCCTTAGCGGTTTCCTGATTGGCGGGATCATCCTGCGCATGACTCGTGCCGACCTGCCCCGGTTTTTCTACAATCGGACCATTCGCATCTGGCTGCCCTTCTTTGCCGCCATCGCCGCACTCTATGGCGCAGCCTATCTGAAAGAGGGCTTTGCGCCCTATTTCTGGCAGGCGCTGATCTACGATCTGACCTTCACACATAATTTCTTCATAGAAAAAACGCCCGAGGTCATCACCGCCCTGCCAATGAACGGCACCGGATCGCACTTTTGGTCAATCGCCGTGGAAGAACAATTCTACCTGATGGCGCCCATCCTGATCCTGTTCGTGTCGGTGGCGAAATACTGGATGACATGGGTGGTCATTGCGCTGGCCGCGGCGCTGTTGGAAACATGGTATGGCAGCGTTTCTGCCGGTGTTCTGGCTGCAATGCTGCAACGCCGTTTCGGGAACTGGCATATCCGGCCCTGGGCCGTTGCGGCGCTGATCGGCAGTTGCGCGGTCACGATCGCATTCTGGGCGACGGACGCGGTCCCCTATCGGCAATATGTCCCGCTTCTGGCCATTTCTGTCGTGCTGCTTTGCGCCCAACCGGGGCAACGGACGCGCTTTGGCAGTTGGGCCGGGGGTATTTCCTTTCCAATGTATCTGAACCATTGGATAGGCCTGTTCATTGCAGGTGTCATCGCCAGCCGCTTGCCGGGGCTTGGTATTGTGACGGCCGATATCATCGGCTTTGCAATGGCGATCGGGATTGCCGCCTTTGCTTACAAGATGATTGACCTCAACCTGTATAAATACCGCGCATCGTGGTATTCACCCGCTTTGGGCTATGCCAGCATGACCGGCGTGTATACGCTGATGGTCTTGGGGTTGGTTCTGGGGTTTTATCTGGTCGGGCCGCTAGAGACGGCGCCAAGCACCATGTGA
- the era gene encoding GTPase Era, producing the protein MTTRAGFIALIGEPNAGKSTLTNRMVGAKVSIVTHKVQTTRTRIRGVALDGPSQLVFVDTPGLFRPRRRLDRAMVAAAWGGAADADVIVLLIEAHRGLTDGVQSILDTLRDRVTPKQTVALAINKIDRVKSEALLALTAKMNDAYPFAQTFLISAERGHGVDDLKHWLAGQLPEGPWLYPEDQIADLPMRMIAAEMTREKLTLRLHEELPYQLTVESENWEERTDGSARIDQTIYVMRDGHKGIVLGHKGETIKAISTAARAEISEFLGRPVHLFLQVKVRENWMEESERYSEMGLEFRDGNA; encoded by the coding sequence ATGACCACACGCGCGGGCTTCATAGCCCTGATCGGTGAACCCAATGCGGGCAAATCCACCCTGACCAACCGGATGGTGGGGGCCAAGGTCAGCATTGTCACCCACAAGGTGCAGACCACGCGCACCCGGATTCGGGGTGTGGCGCTGGATGGGCCGTCGCAACTGGTTTTTGTGGATACGCCGGGCCTGTTTCGTCCGCGCAGGCGTCTGGACCGCGCCATGGTCGCGGCCGCTTGGGGCGGGGCGGCGGATGCCGATGTGATCGTGCTGTTGATCGAAGCGCATCGCGGCCTGACCGACGGGGTGCAAAGCATTCTGGACACGCTGCGCGACCGTGTTACGCCCAAGCAGACAGTGGCGCTGGCCATCAACAAGATTGACCGTGTGAAATCTGAAGCACTGCTGGCGCTGACCGCCAAGATGAACGACGCCTATCCTTTCGCGCAGACCTTCCTAATCTCTGCCGAGCGCGGGCATGGTGTGGACGATCTGAAACACTGGCTGGCCGGGCAATTGCCCGAAGGACCGTGGCTTTATCCCGAAGACCAGATTGCCGATCTGCCCATGCGCATGATTGCCGCCGAAATGACGCGCGAGAAGCTGACCCTGCGCCTGCACGAAGAATTGCCCTACCAATTGACGGTCGAGAGCGAGAATTGGGAAGAGCGCACGGATGGCTCTGCCCGGATTGACCAGACGATCTATGTCATGCGCGATGGCCATAAGGGCATCGTGCTGGGCCATAAGGGCGAGACGATCAAGGCCATTTCCACTGCGGCGCGCGCCGAAATCAGCGAGTTTCTGGGCCGCCCGGTGCATCTGTTCCTGCAAGTGAAGGTGCGCGAAAACTGGATGGAGGAATCCGAGCGCTATTCCGAGATGGGGCTGGAGTTCCGCGACGGCAACGCATGA
- a CDS encoding DUF1491 family protein: protein MSGARLATGIWVAAYLKRLQLAGIPAYVIAKGDTTAGAVLVKLALMDGGARAYIRRYDFASDTRIWEVLIEGPEAEVDAAVSRQRGFDSDLWVIELEDARGRHLLDEDGLA from the coding sequence ATGAGCGGGGCGCGGCTGGCAACAGGTATCTGGGTTGCGGCCTATCTGAAGCGGCTGCAACTGGCGGGCATCCCGGCCTATGTCATCGCTAAAGGGGACACAACGGCAGGGGCCGTGCTGGTCAAGCTGGCGCTGATGGATGGCGGCGCGCGCGCCTATATCCGCCGCTACGATTTCGCAAGCGACACCCGCATTTGGGAGGTTTTGATCGAAGGGCCAGAAGCAGAGGTTGACGCGGCGGTTTCGCGCCAACGCGGCTTTGACAGCGACCTTTGGGTGATCGAACTAGAAGATGCGCGCGGGCGCCACCTGCTGGACGAGGATGGGCTTGCCTAA
- a CDS encoding YeeE/YedE family protein, with amino-acid sequence MWDLPAPVLAGSAGLLIGIILGVAARMGDFCTLGAIESAAYGGDQRRARLWGVVLGVAILTLFGAEALGFALISQSPYHQIAFNPFAAIFGGLLFGYGMALAGNCGFGALVRLGGGDLRSFLIVMIMAIAGFITLAGPLSPLRVALFPEVETTVPQGFAHAFARMTDLPPLLFAAPIGLGLIWVAVRHPDLRHNRATIGWSVVVGLTIAGAFIATSWLYRATLDAVPVEGFTFTVPLGRAILYLMTASAGGLNFAVGSVVGVVLGAALAAAWRRRFRWEACEDPRELGRQVAGASMMGVGGVIAMGCSVGQGASAMATLSYSAPVVFLSIVVGALIGLRQLLRGFQSV; translated from the coding sequence ATGTGGGATTTACCCGCGCCGGTGCTAGCCGGTAGCGCCGGTCTGCTGATCGGCATCATTCTGGGCGTCGCCGCGCGTATGGGCGATTTTTGCACATTGGGCGCTATTGAAAGTGCCGCCTATGGCGGTGACCAAAGGCGCGCGCGCCTGTGGGGCGTTGTGCTGGGCGTGGCCATCCTGACGCTGTTTGGCGCAGAAGCCTTGGGGTTCGCGCTTATTTCGCAAAGCCCGTATCACCAGATCGCGTTCAACCCCTTTGCCGCCATCTTTGGCGGACTGCTGTTTGGCTACGGTATGGCACTGGCCGGAAATTGCGGCTTCGGCGCGCTGGTTCGGCTGGGCGGTGGCGATTTGCGGTCATTCCTGATTGTCATGATTATGGCCATCGCCGGGTTCATTACCTTGGCCGGGCCGCTGTCGCCGCTGCGTGTGGCGCTGTTTCCAGAGGTTGAAACAACGGTTCCACAAGGGTTTGCCCATGCCTTCGCAAGGATGACCGACCTGCCGCCCTTGCTTTTTGCCGCGCCCATCGGGCTGGGGTTGATCTGGGTCGCGGTGCGGCACCCGGATTTGCGGCACAACCGCGCGACGATCGGCTGGTCGGTGGTGGTGGGGCTGACCATTGCCGGGGCGTTCATTGCAACATCATGGCTGTATCGTGCGACGCTGGATGCCGTGCCAGTTGAAGGCTTTACTTTCACCGTGCCGCTGGGCCGCGCCATTCTGTATCTGATGACCGCCAGCGCGGGCGGGTTGAACTTTGCCGTTGGCTCTGTGGTCGGTGTGGTGCTGGGCGCGGCGCTGGCCGCAGCATGGCGCCGCCGCTTCCGTTGGGAAGCCTGCGAAGACCCGCGCGAATTGGGCCGTCAGGTTGCGGGCGCGTCCATGATGGGCGTGGGCGGCGTGATCGCCATGGGCTGTTCGGTCGGACAAGGCGCATCGGCCATGGCAACATTGTCATATTCAGCGCCGGTGGTGTTCCTAAGCATCGTGGTTGGCGCGCTGATCGGGTTGCGCCAGTTGTTGCGCGGGTTTCAGTCGGTCTGA
- a CDS encoding ArsR/SmtB family transcription factor, whose amino-acid sequence MLDQAQAASAFLKALAHEGRLMILCHLSTGEKSVGELEELLQSRQAAVSQQLARLRLEGIVTCRREGKTIYYALHDQKAERLIGVVYDMFCAQAQS is encoded by the coding sequence ATGCTGGATCAGGCACAGGCGGCCTCTGCCTTTTTAAAGGCGCTGGCGCATGAAGGGCGGCTGATGATCCTGTGTCACCTGTCCACGGGCGAGAAATCTGTGGGCGAGTTGGAAGAGCTTCTGCAATCGCGGCAGGCTGCCGTCAGCCAGCAACTGGCCCGCTTGCGGCTGGAAGGGATCGTGACCTGTCGGCGCGAGGGCAAGACGATCTACTACGCGCTGCACGACCAAAAGGCCGAACGCCTGATCGGCGTGGTCTATGACATGTTCTGCGCGCAGGCGCAGTCCTGA
- the rplI gene encoding 50S ribosomal protein L9 encodes MQVILLERVAKLGQMGDVVNVKPGYARNFLLPQGKALRASDDNIKSFEARKAELEVQNLETKKEAQDVAQRLDGTTYVVIRQASDAGALYGSVSTRDVADLLAEAGVTIERRQIVIGQPIKVLGIHTILLNLHPEVDAEIRLNVARSAEEAELQASGKSIQELAAEEEAAAEFEISELFDEIGSAGMDEDGYDPRGRGDSEDPRDA; translated from the coding sequence ATGCAAGTTATCCTACTGGAACGCGTGGCCAAGCTTGGCCAAATGGGCGATGTCGTGAACGTAAAGCCCGGTTACGCCCGCAACTTCCTGCTGCCGCAGGGCAAGGCGCTGCGTGCGTCGGACGACAACATCAAGTCGTTCGAAGCCCGCAAGGCCGAATTGGAAGTGCAGAACTTGGAAACCAAGAAAGAAGCGCAGGACGTGGCCCAGCGTCTGGATGGCACGACCTATGTCGTGATCCGTCAGGCATCGGATGCTGGCGCGCTGTATGGCTCTGTCAGCACCCGCGACGTGGCGGATCTGCTGGCCGAAGCCGGCGTGACCATTGAGCGCCGCCAGATCGTGATCGGCCAGCCGATCAAGGTTCTGGGCATTCACACGATCCTGCTGAACCTGCACCCCGAAGTGGATGCGGAAATCCGCCTGAACGTGGCCCGTTCCGCGGAAGAAGCTGAATTGCAGGCTTCTGGCAAATCCATTCAGGAATTGGCCGCCGAAGAAGAAGCGGCTGCGGAATTCGAAATTTCGGAACTGTTCGATGAAATCGGCAGCGCCGGGATGGATGAAGACGGATATGACCCGCGCGGTCGCGGCGACAGCGAAGACCCGCGCGACGCCTGA
- the rpsR gene encoding 30S ribosomal protein S18: MATKPFFRRRKVCPFSGENAPAIDYKDTRLLQRYISERGKIVPSRITAVSAKKQRELARAIKRARFLALLPYAVK; the protein is encoded by the coding sequence ATGGCAACCAAACCGTTTTTCCGTCGCCGCAAGGTTTGTCCCTTCTCGGGCGAGAATGCCCCAGCGATCGACTACAAGGACACGCGCCTGCTGCAACGCTACATTTCCGAGCGTGGCAAGATCGTGCCCTCGCGCATCACCGCCGTGTCGGCAAAGAAGCAGCGTGAACTGGCCCGCGCCATCAAGCGCGCCCGCTTCCTTGCGCTGCTGCCCTACGCTGTGAAGTAA
- the rpsF gene encoding 30S ribosomal protein S6: MPLYEHVMIARQDLSNTQAEALIEHFGTVLADNGGKLVDHEYWGVKTMSYKINKNRKGHYAFLRSDAPAAAVQEMERLMRLHDDVMRVLTVKVDAHEEGPSVQMQKRDEREPRRRAS; this comes from the coding sequence ATGCCGCTATACGAGCATGTCATGATCGCGCGTCAGGACCTGTCAAACACGCAGGCCGAAGCGCTTATCGAACATTTTGGCACGGTTCTGGCCGATAATGGCGGGAAACTGGTTGATCACGAATATTGGGGCGTGAAAACCATGTCCTACAAGATCAACAAGAACCGCAAGGGTCACTACGCTTTCTTGCGCTCTGATGCGCCCGCCGCCGCGGTGCAGGAAATGGAACGCCTGATGCGCCTGCATGACGACGTGATGCGCGTTCTGACCGTGAAGGTCGACGCCCATGAAGAGGGCCCCTCGGTCCAGATGCAGAAACGTGACGAGCGCGAACCGCGCCGCCGCGCATCGTGA
- a CDS encoding biotin transporter BioY, producing the protein MAHTPLMTSLGADSSLARKLAMVAFGSVLVGMSAQISVPMFPVPMTLQTLAIMLIGLTYGARLAGATLVAYLAQGALGFPVFAGGAAGAAYMFGPTFGFLMGFVAMAFVMGWLVERGLNRGFGLFAAALIATALLFVPGTLWLTAVTPLTLQGAFMAGAAPFLLGEVVKVAVAALIVSGAFKALKDRVK; encoded by the coding sequence ATGGCTCATACTCCTCTGATGACATCGCTTGGGGCCGACAGCTCGCTGGCGCGCAAATTGGCGATGGTGGCGTTCGGGTCGGTACTGGTGGGCATGTCCGCGCAGATCAGCGTGCCGATGTTCCCCGTGCCGATGACGCTGCAGACGCTGGCCATCATGCTGATCGGCCTGACCTACGGTGCGCGCTTGGCCGGGGCCACGCTGGTGGCGTATCTGGCGCAAGGCGCGCTGGGTTTCCCTGTCTTCGCAGGTGGCGCGGCGGGTGCCGCCTATATGTTCGGCCCGACCTTCGGCTTTCTGATGGGCTTTGTCGCGATGGCCTTTGTCATGGGCTGGCTGGTGGAGCGCGGCTTGAACCGTGGTTTTGGCCTGTTCGCCGCCGCGCTGATCGCAACCGCGCTTTTGTTTGTGCCGGGCACCCTATGGCTGACCGCTGTCACGCCGCTGACCCTGCAAGGCGCGTTCATGGCCGGTGCCGCACCGTTCCTGCTGGGCGAAGTGGTGAAGGTGGCTGTTGCCGCGCTGATCGTGTCGGGCGCGTTCAAGGCGCTGAAAGATCGCGTGAAGTGA
- the purF gene encoding amidophosphoribosyltransferase — translation MLSHPFDDDKLREECGVFGCIGVDDAASFVALGLHALQHRGQEAGGIITHHPESGFQSAHRFGLVRDNFTKAGVIETLPGRIGIGHVRYSTAGSKGATQIRDVQPFFGEFAMGGAAIAHNGNITNADAIRRELIERGSIFQSSSDSECLIHLMARSFQQTIPERMKDALRRAEGAFSVVAMTRTKLIGVRDPLGVRPLVLGTLHGGWALASETCALDIIGADFVREIEPGEMVVISDKGVESMRPFAPQKSRFCVFEHVYFSRPDSFFGGRSVYETRLQIGVELAREAPVDADLVCPVPDSGTPAAIGYSQASGIPFALGITRNQYMGRTFIEPSQQIRSMGVRLKLNVNRALIRGKRIILVDDSVVRGTTSQKIKEMILEAGAKEVHFRIASPPTAWPCFYGVDTPDRENLLAAQMTEDQMRDHIGVDSLKFVSLDGLYRAAGEAEGRNNSCPQYCDACFSGEYPVAPHDMLERGFQPKHAAE, via the coding sequence ATGCTCAGCCACCCGTTCGATGATGACAAGCTACGCGAAGAATGCGGCGTTTTCGGCTGTATCGGGGTGGATGACGCCGCCAGTTTCGTCGCCCTTGGCCTGCACGCGCTGCAACATCGCGGGCAAGAAGCGGGTGGAATCATCACCCATCACCCCGAATCGGGCTTTCAGTCTGCGCACAGGTTCGGGCTTGTTCGTGACAATTTTACGAAAGCGGGCGTGATCGAAACACTGCCGGGGCGCATTGGCATCGGCCATGTGCGCTATTCCACGGCAGGGTCCAAGGGGGCCACGCAGATCCGCGATGTGCAACCCTTCTTTGGCGAATTCGCCATGGGCGGCGCGGCGATTGCGCATAACGGCAACATCACCAACGCCGATGCAATTCGGCGCGAGTTGATCGAGCGCGGCTCTATTTTTCAATCCAGCTCTGACAGCGAATGCCTGATCCACCTGATGGCACGGTCGTTCCAGCAGACCATCCCAGAACGGATGAAAGACGCGCTGCGCCGGGCAGAGGGAGCGTTTTCCGTTGTTGCCATGACCCGCACCAAGCTGATTGGGGTGCGCGACCCGCTGGGCGTGCGCCCGCTGGTGCTAGGCACGTTGCATGGCGGTTGGGCGCTGGCATCGGAAACCTGCGCATTGGACATTATCGGCGCCGATTTCGTGCGCGAGATCGAACCGGGCGAAATGGTCGTCATCAGCGACAAGGGCGTGGAAAGCATGCGCCCCTTCGCGCCACAGAAATCGCGGTTTTGCGTGTTCGAACATGTGTATTTCTCGCGTCCCGACAGCTTTTTCGGTGGCCGCTCGGTCTATGAAACGCGGCTGCAAATTGGCGTGGAACTGGCACGCGAAGCCCCGGTTGATGCCGATCTGGTCTGCCCGGTGCCCGATAGCGGCACGCCCGCTGCCATTGGCTACAGCCAAGCATCGGGCATTCCTTTCGCCCTGGGGATTACCCGCAACCAATATATGGGCCGAACCTTCATTGAACCGTCGCAGCAGATCCGGTCCATGGGGGTGCGGCTGAAGCTGAACGTGAACCGCGCGCTTATTCGCGGCAAGCGGATTATCCTTGTGGACGACTCGGTGGTGCGCGGCACGACCAGCCAGAAGATCAAGGAAATGATCCTCGAAGCGGGTGCGAAAGAGGTGCATTTCCGCATCGCCTCTCCGCCGACCGCATGGCCATGCTTCTACGGGGTTGATACGCCCGACCGTGAAAACCTGCTGGCCGCGCAGATGACCGAAGACCAGATGCGCGACCATATCGGGGTGGATAGCCTGAAATTCGTCTCGCTGGACGGGTTGTATCGCGCCGCGGGCGAAGCAGAGGGGCGCAACAATTCTTGCCCGCAATATTGCGACGCATGTTTTTCCGGCGAATACCCGGTCGCCCCGCATGACATGCTGGAACGCGGCTTCCAGCCCAAACACGCGGCGGAATGA
- a CDS encoding RSP_7527 family protein produces the protein MHKNDNFATDMADLTRLEHEARRLRAAFMAEMFAAAWHGFVSLFATRRTAS, from the coding sequence ATGCACAAGAACGACAATTTCGCGACCGACATGGCCGACCTGACCCGGCTGGAACATGAAGCCCGCCGCTTGCGCGCAGCCTTCATGGCAGAGATGTTTGCCGCCGCTTGGCACGGATTTGTGAGCCTGTTCGCGACACGCCGCACCGCAAGCTGA